The Streptomyces uncialis genomic interval GCGTGTGCGCGGGCTCATCCGGGCGACTGGGTGACTGGGTGACGACGTGGGAACGCTAGGGTCCCCGGGTGAACGGCGGCCCTCCGGAGGCTGACGCGGGGCCGTACGGGACACGAGCGCGCGCGTACCGGTGTCCGTACCCTCGCGGGACCACCCTGGCCGCCTGCCGCCTGCCGCCTGCCGCCTGCCGCCTGCCGCCTGCCGCCTGCCGCCTGGGCCCGACCGCCGTCGAGGAGGACCGTCGGCCGGTCCGCCCGCGTACGGCCCGCACGCGTCACCCCCGTACGCCCCGCCCAGGTCCATCGCCGCCCGGTTCCCGACCAGGTCCGTTTCCGACCGGGCCGCTCCCACCCGGGTCCGGCGCCGCCCCGGGTCCGGCCCGGGGCCTCAGCGTGGCCGGGACCGCGCGTGCAGGGTCCGGGCGACCCGGGGTCCCAGCCACCGCTTGAACCGGCGTGCTGACTCCAGCCGCCCCGCCGCGCGGTCGAGCCGGTAGTACAGCCCCGGCGGTACATGCGGAAGCAGCGGCGAGTGCCGCTGGCCGAGCAGCGCGAACATCCGCTCGGGCGGCAGCCGCATGTAGCGCGGCAGGTTCTCGTACCACTCGGCGCTGTAGCGCGCCGCGCTCTGCGCGGACAGCAGGGCGGACCGCCGCTCCCGCTCGTAGCGCGCCAGCGCGGGCCGCAGCTCGGGCGAGCCCCGCAGCGCGGCGGCCAGCGCCATCGCGTCCTCCAGCGCCAGGGTCGTGCCCGCGCCGATGGAGTAGTGCGTGGTGTGGGCGGCGTCCCCCAGCAGCACGAGGTTGTCCCGGTACCAGGCCCGGTTGGTGACCGTGCGGAACGTCAGCCACTGGGCGGTGCCGTCCCGCTGCTCCCGGCCGATCAGCCCGTGCCCGTCCAGCACGTCCGCGAACAGCTTCTCCAGGGTGTTGAGCCCCTCCGCCTCGTCGGCGCGGTCCAGACCGAGGCCGCGCCAGGTCGCGGGGGAGCACTCGACGACACAGGTGCTCCGGCCGGCGTCGAAGGGGTAGCCGTACGCCCAGATCCAGCCGTGCTCCGTCGGCACGAACGCGAAGGTGAACGACGGGAAGACCTTCGTCGTGCCGAGCCAGGCGTAGACGTTGCGTCCGGCGGTGACCTCGGTACCGAAGTGGTCCCGGTGGCGGTCGCGCAGGACGCTGTTCACCCCGTCCCCGGCCACCACGAGATCGGCCGGGGGCGGCTCGCCGACCTCGTCCTCGAACACCACCCGCACCCCCAGCGCACGCGCGCGTTCGGTCAGCAGACCGAGCACGGTCCGGCGGCCGATCCCGAACCCCTCGTCACCGGGCTGGACGGTCGTGAAGTCCCCGACACGCGCCACCCCCTGGTGCCAGCTGACGGAGTGTTCGGCGATGGCCCGCGCGGACTCGGGGTCCCCGGCCCGCAGCCGCTCCAGCAGCGCGCTCCAGTAGGTGACGCCCCAGCCGTACGTCGATCCGGCCGGGTTGCGTTCGTGGACGGTGATGTCATGCGACGGGTCCTGCCGCTTCATCAGGATCGAGAAGTACAGTCCGGCGGGCCCGCCGCCGACGCAGGCGACCTTCACACGCGCTCCCATGAGTGACACAAGGTGAATGATGGGCAACGCAGAGTAGCAGTAGGCAGGTGTGGCCGAACGGCTCCCCCGCGCGCGAAGAGAGCCTGCCGATCAGAAGCCGGGGAACCGCGCGAGCGTGAGCCGCAGAAGCGTGCTGGGTGCGAGCCGGGGAACCGTGCTGGGCGTGAACCGGAGAAGTGCGCCGAGAGTGAGTCGGGGACCGCGCGAGCGTGAACCGGGAGGTGCGCCGAGAGTGGGTCGGGGACCGTGCTGAGCGCGGGTCAGCAGTCCCGCAGCTGATGCCGCTTGCGCCAGGCGACCACCGCGCCCGCCAGCCCGGACAGCGCGATGAACCCCATCGCGATCAGGAATCCCGGCGAGGTCGGGGTCTGCGCGCGGTCACCCGCGATCACATACGCGGCCGTGTTCGGGACCGTTCCCAGCGCCGTCGCGAGCAGGAACGGCGTCCACCCCATCCGGGACACCGAAGCGCAGTAGTTCGCCGCGACGAACGGCACTCCCGGGAACAGCCGCACCGCCAGCATCGAACGGAAGCCGTGTCTGCTGAGCTGTCCGTCGGCCGCCGTCAGCCAACGGCCCCGGAGCAGCGGGCGCAACGCGTCCTGCCCCAGCACCCGGCCCAGCCCGAACGACATCCCCGCGCCCAGCACCGTGCCCGCCACCGCGGCGGCCAGCCCGAACTGCGAGCCCAGCAGCGCGCCGGCCGCGAGGTTCAGCAGCGGACGCGGCACGAACGCCACCGTGCACAGCCCGTACGCCACCGCGAAGGCCGTCGCCGCGGCGACACCGCCGAGTTGTGGTGGCCAGCCGTCGGCGAGCACCTTCTGCGGCTCGAACAGCAGCATCGCCGTCGCCGCGCCCGCCAGCAGGACCACCAGCAGGGAGAGCCGCGACCAGGGTGACAACAGGACGCCCGACCACCGCGCGGCGGCACTCTTCGGCGCTGCGCCGCCGACCGGCGCGGGAGGGAGAACCGTGGTGTCGAGCATCCGGGGAGATTAACCGACACCCGCATATGATCGCCGTAGGGTGCATGCGATCGCGGTCCTCGCACCGGGCGTGAGCTGCGGGAATCCGCCGAGTGAGGTTGCCGACACCGCCGCCGGACCGCCCTTCGCCGCCTTCGCCGCCCTCCGCCCCGCCCCCTTCCTGGTCGTCCTCCCGGTCCGGCACGGCGGCGGGTGAAGGTAAATCATTCGACGCCCGCGGCCCGTTCGGCGAGTATCTAGCCATGTTCCGGCACGCCTTCCTCCTCGCAGCATCCGCAGCAGCGGATGCCCGGAAGGCTGCCGTCCACGTCCTGCTCGCAAGCGTCGACGGCGCTCGAAGCTGACCCTCCCCGGATCGTCCGGCGGACCCCTCAGGGGGAGGGTCGGAAGGGCTGAGGGGTCCGAAGGTCCGGCAGCCGTGCTCCCGGACCTCACACGCTTTACCTCCTGACGCGAGACGCGAGGAATCCCCATGTCCAAGACGGCATACGTGCGCACCAAGCCGCATCTCAACATCGGCACCATGGGCCATGTCGACCACGGCAAGACCACCCTGACCGCCGCGATCACCAAGGTGCTCGCCGAGCGCGGCAGCGGCACCTACGTCCCCTTCGACCGGATCGACCGGGCGCCGGAGGAGGCCGCGCGCGGCATCACCATCAACATCGCGCACGTCGAGTACGAGACCGACACCCGCCACTACGCCCATGTCGACATGCCCGGCCACGCCGACTACATCAAGAACATGGTCACGGGTGCCGCGCAGCTCGACGGCGCGATCCTGGTCGTCTCCGCGCTCGACGGGATCATGCCGCAGACCGCCGAGCACGTCCTGCTGGCCCGTCAGGTCGGCGTCGACCACATCGTCGTCGCCGTCAACAAGGCGGACGCGGGCGACGAGGAGCTGACCGACCTCGTGGAGCTGGAGGTACGGGAACTGCTCTCCGCGCACGGGTACGGCGGGGACACCGTGCCCGTCGTCCGGGTCTCCGGGCTGCGCGCGCTGGAGGGCGACCCCCGGTGGACGGAGTCGATCGGCGCGCTGCTCGACGCCGTGGACACGTATGTGCCGCTGCCCGAGCGGTACATCGACGCGCCGTTCCTGCTCCCCGTCGAGAACGTGCTCACCATCACCGGCCGCGGCACCGTCGTGACCGGTGCGGTGGAGCGCGGCACGGTACGGGTCGGGGACCGCGTCGAGGTGCTGGGCGCCGGTCTCGAATCGGTGGTCACCGGGGTGGAGACCTTCGGCAAGCCGATGGACGAGGCGCAGGCCGGGGACAATGTCGCGCTGCTGCTGCGCGGGGTGGCGAGGGACGCGGTGCGCCGCGGGCACCTCGTCGCGGCGCCCGGCAGTCTGGCCCCCAGCAGCCGTTTCACCGCCCAGGTGTACGTGCTGTCGGCCGCCGAGGGCGGCCGGACCACCCCGGTCACCACCGGGTACCGGCCGCAGTTCTACATCCGCACCGCGGATGTCGTCGGGGACATCGACCTCGGCGAGGCGGCCGTGGCCCGGCCCGGCGACACCGTCACGGTGACGGTCGAGCTCGGCCGGGAGGTGCCGCTGGAGCCGGGGCTCGGCTTCGCGATCCGGGAGGGCGGCCGGACGGTCGGCGCGGGGACGGTGACCCGGGTCGGCTGACCCACCGGCGCGGACGGCCCGCCGACGGCCCTTCGGGGAACCGTCGGCGGGCCGTCCTGCCCCGGACCGGAACGGGCCGCCCCCGCGCCCGGACGCGGCGCGGGGCCGCACAATGGACGGGTGGACGACCCCGACCCCGACCCCGACCCCGACCCCGACCCCGACCCCGACCCCGACCCCGTACCCGTACCCGTCATCCGAGCCGTCGACCACGGCACCGCGCGGCTGCTGCCCGATATCGACCGGGAGCGGGCCTGGCTGCTGACCGTCGACGGCTCACCCCAGTCGTACGTCGACCTCGACGACCCCACCCATCTGGAATTCGAGTACGTCCGCCGCCTCGGACACGTCGTCGACACCGCCGCCCCGCCCGGCCGTCCGCTCGACGTGATCCATCTGGGCGGCGGGGCCCTCACCCTGCCCCGCTACACCGCCGCCACCCGGCCCGGTTCCCGTCAGCGGGTCGTGGAGTTCGACGGCGCCCTCGTCGCCCTGGTCGCGGAGCATCTGCCGCAGAGCGACCCGGACGGGGTCCGGACGCACACCGCCGACGCGCGCGGCTGGCTGGAGGCGGCGCCCGGGCGCTCCGCCGATCTGCTGGTCGCCGATGTGTTCGGCGGTTCCCGGGTACCCGCGCACCTCACCTCCGTCGAGTACGCGCGGGCGGCGGAACGCGTTCTGCGCGAGAACGGGCGGTACGCGGCGAACCTCGCCGACGGGGCGCCCTTCACCTTCCTCCGCTCCCAGCTGGCGAACTTCGCGGCGGTGTTCGGGGAGCTCGCACTCATCGCCGAGCCGTCCGTGCTGCGCGGACGCCGGTTCGGCAATGTCGTCCTGCTCGCCTCGCACGCCCCGCTGCCCGTCGCGGAACTGGCCCGGCGTACGGCCGCCGACGGGTTCCCCGCGCGTGTGGAGCACGGTACGGCCCTGCGGCGGCGGACCGGGGACGCGGCCGTGGTGCGGGACGCGGACGCCGTCGGCTCGCCCGAGCCGCCGGGCGGGACCTTCCGGGTCGGCTGACCGGCGTCCCGGTCAGCCGCGTCCGCCCGCGTCCGACGCCCCGTCCGCCGGTGCCTCACCGGCGGTGGCGGCGGCGGGATCGCGGGGGACCCCCGGGCCCGTGCCGGCCGTGAGCGGTTCCCGGGGCAGCGCCGCCGCCTTCGGGGCGTCGGCCGCCGGCCGGTGGGACAACCGCCGGACGTCCGGGACGAGCAGCACCGCCGCCGTCACCAGCACCACCAGCACGGCGCAGCCCCACAGTGCCTCGGAGCGGCCGAACGCGCTCTCCGCCGGGCCCGCCAGGGCGGTGAAGACGGGAACCATGCCGACCGAACCGAACCAGTCGTACGCGGACACCCGGGAGAACTTCTCCTCCGGGATCTCCTGGTGCAGCGTGGTGATCCAGGCGACGCCGAACACCTCGATCGCCACGCCGCTCACGAACATCACCGCGACCAGCCCGGCGATCGGCAGGGGCACCGCCAGCGCGGCGGACGGCAGCGCCAGCGTGAACACGGCCAGGCTGCCCACGAACAGCAGCCGCCGCGGCTTCCAGCGCATCATCACCAGGGCCCCGACGAGCGTCCCGACACCGAAGGCGCCGAGCGCGAAGCCCCAGGGCGCCGCGCCGCCCAGCTCCTCCCGGGCCACCAGCGGGCCGTAGACGGCCTCGGAGACCGTGATCACCGCGACCACGACGGAGAACTGCGCCACGATCGACCACAGCCACGGCCGTCCGATCACCTCGTGCCAGCCGTCCCGCAGATCGGCGGCCAGCCCGTTGCCCGGTTCCCGCGGCGGGATGTGCCGGACGTCCAGGAACGCGCGCAGCGCCCCGGCGAGGGCGAAGGCGGCGGCGTCCACCGCGAGGACCCAGCCGGGACCCATCGCGGCGACCATCGCCCCGCCGAGCGCGGCTCCGCCGATGCCCGCGCCGTGCATGGCCATCCGGTACAGGGCGAAGGCGCGGCCGGCCTGTTCGCCCGAGACGGAGGACATCAGCATGCCCTCGGAGGCGGGCGAGAAGAACGCGTGCCCGGCGCCGCCGAGGGCGGACAGCAGCATCATCTGCCAGAGTTCGGCGCGGCCGGTGATGACGAGGGCCGCGAACACCGCCTGCGACACACAGTTCACGGCGTTCGCCGCGACCATCACCCGGTGTCGGGGCAGCCGGTCGGCGACGGCGCCGCCGATCAGCAGGAAGAGCACCAGCGGCACGGTGCGCGCCGCGGCCACGAGTCCCACGTCACCGCTGCCGCCGCCCGACTCGATCACGGCGAACGCCGAGGCGATCAGGGCGCCGTGGCTGCCGAGGTTGGTGAAGACGGTGGCGACGGTGAGCAGGATGTAGTTGCGACCGGCCCAGGGCGGCCGGCGCTGACGTGGCGGCGGTGAGTTCACCCAGGGACTATCGCGGCGGGCCGACCCGGATTCAACCGAATTGCCGTGTCGCGGGCGGACGTGGCGTGATCGCGCCCGGCGCCCGCGGCGGAGGCCTCGCGGCACTCGCGGACGGACGGGCTCCGGGAGCGGTCACCCGCCCACCGGAGGCCGTCCGGGCAGCCGTTCGCTGCGGGGACCGCCGCCCGGGCGGCCGTCCGGCGGACCGTCCCGGAGGAGCGGCGACGAGCCGTCCGACCGGAACGGCCCGAGGGGTCAGTCCGTCGGTTCGCCGTGCAGCCGGACCGTCTTGAGGATCTCGGTGATCAGGCTGTCCGGGACCTCGTCCTTGACGCCCTTGGCGCCGTAGAGGTTCCAGGCGACGAAGTCACCCTTGGAGTTCTTGAAACCGAAGGAGACGGCCTTGCCGTCGCTCGCGCACTTGCCCTTCCGGGGAGTGTTCGTGGACTCCGCGCGCGCGATGCTGCCCTTGATCCCGGACGTGGTGGTGAAGGGCTTGCCCTTCTTGTCGGTGCGCATGCTCTTCTTGTCCGGCTGCGTGTAGCCGCCGTAGACCCACCACGGCACCTGGTTGACCGCGGCCTCCTCGGCGTCCTTGGCACCGTTCGCGCCCTTGGTGCCGACGGTGGCGAGCGAGGTGCTGTCCTTGTTGCCGTCCTTGTCGTCGTCCGACTCGCACCATTTGGACTTGAGGTACGCGGGCGCCGACATCACGATCAGCGGCTTGATCTCCTTGGAGTCCTTCTCCTCGAACCCCACCGACATCCCGGGCGAGTCGACCTCCCAGTCGGCCGGCACGTCGAAGGCCACCCCCCGCTTGGGGTTGTAGACGACCTTCCAGCCCGCGACGGTCGGCTTGATGTCGTCGCCCCCGCGCGGGTTGTCCTCGGCGGACTCCTCCGGCGCCACCTCCGGGGCGGAGGAGACGGGCCGCTCGGACGGCTTCTTGTCGCCGCCCTTCTGGGCCGTCTCCTTGCCGTCCTCGTCGCCGCCCAGCACCAGGAACCCGGTGACCCCGGCGGCGACCACGACGGCCACCGCCGCCACCAGGGCGACGAGCTTCGTCCTCCTGCCGTCGTCACCCGGCGGGGGAGGGCCCGGAACGGCCGGTCCCGCCGGGACCGTCGGCGCCCCCCAGGGCGGCTGCTTGTCCGGCGGCCCCGCGTAAGGGCCCGGCTGCTGCTGATAGCCGGGCTGCTGGTACGGATTGGGCTGCTGATATCCCGGCTGCTGGTACGGGTTGGGATTCGGCTGTTGCGGGTTCTGCTCGCCCCCGGGCGGCTGCTGTCCTGGCCACATGGGCAGTAACCATAGTGGCGCCGGGCAACGACCTTGTCACCGGCACTTGACGGGTACGTGCCGAACGGTCCGGCCCGCGAGGTCTGGCCAACTCTTCTTACCGGTGGGTAACATTCGGTCATGAGCGCTGACCAGATGTCCATCGGCGAGATGCTCGCCGCCACCGTCCCGATGGCCCGCACCCTCAACCTGGAGTTTCTGGAGACCGGTGCGGACAAGGCGGTGGTCGCGCTGCCCGACCAGGGCGACTTCCACAACCACGTCGGCGGCCCGCACGCCGGGGCGATGTTCACCCTGGGGGAGTCGGCCAGCGGCGCCATCGTGCTCGCCGCGTTCGGCGCGCAGCTCTCCCGGGCCGTGCCGCTCGCGGTGCGCGCGGAGATCGCCTACCGGAAGCTGGCCATGGGGCCGGTGACGGCCACCGCGACCCTGGGCCGCCCCGCCGCCGACGTGATCGCCGAACTGGAAGCCGGGGGCCGCCCCGAGTTCCCCGTCACCGTCGAGATCCGGCGCGAGGACGGCGCGGTCACCGGGGAGATGACCGTCGTCTGGACC includes:
- a CDS encoding FAD-dependent monooxygenase — translated: MGARVKVACVGGGPAGLYFSILMKRQDPSHDITVHERNPAGSTYGWGVTYWSALLERLRAGDPESARAIAEHSVSWHQGVARVGDFTTVQPGDEGFGIGRRTVLGLLTERARALGVRVVFEDEVGEPPPADLVVAGDGVNSVLRDRHRDHFGTEVTAGRNVYAWLGTTKVFPSFTFAFVPTEHGWIWAYGYPFDAGRSTCVVECSPATWRGLGLDRADEAEGLNTLEKLFADVLDGHGLIGREQRDGTAQWLTFRTVTNRAWYRDNLVLLGDAAHTTHYSIGAGTTLALEDAMALAAALRGSPELRPALARYERERRSALLSAQSAARYSAEWYENLPRYMRLPPERMFALLGQRHSPLLPHVPPGLYYRLDRAAGRLESARRFKRWLGPRVARTLHARSRPR
- a CDS encoding TVP38/TMEM64 family protein, which gives rise to MLDTTVLPPAPVGGAAPKSAAARWSGVLLSPWSRLSLLVVLLAGAATAMLLFEPQKVLADGWPPQLGGVAAATAFAVAYGLCTVAFVPRPLLNLAAGALLGSQFGLAAAVAGTVLGAGMSFGLGRVLGQDALRPLLRGRWLTAADGQLSRHGFRSMLAVRLFPGVPFVAANYCASVSRMGWTPFLLATALGTVPNTAAYVIAGDRAQTPTSPGFLIAMGFIALSGLAGAVVAWRKRHQLRDC
- the tuf gene encoding elongation factor Tu; its protein translation is MSKTAYVRTKPHLNIGTMGHVDHGKTTLTAAITKVLAERGSGTYVPFDRIDRAPEEAARGITINIAHVEYETDTRHYAHVDMPGHADYIKNMVTGAAQLDGAILVVSALDGIMPQTAEHVLLARQVGVDHIVVAVNKADAGDEELTDLVELEVRELLSAHGYGGDTVPVVRVSGLRALEGDPRWTESIGALLDAVDTYVPLPERYIDAPFLLPVENVLTITGRGTVVTGAVERGTVRVGDRVEVLGAGLESVVTGVETFGKPMDEAQAGDNVALLLRGVARDAVRRGHLVAAPGSLAPSSRFTAQVYVLSAAEGGRTTPVTTGYRPQFYIRTADVVGDIDLGEAAVARPGDTVTVTVELGREVPLEPGLGFAIREGGRTVGAGTVTRVG
- a CDS encoding spermidine synthase, with the translated sequence MRAVDHGTARLLPDIDRERAWLLTVDGSPQSYVDLDDPTHLEFEYVRRLGHVVDTAAPPGRPLDVIHLGGGALTLPRYTAATRPGSRQRVVEFDGALVALVAEHLPQSDPDGVRTHTADARGWLEAAPGRSADLLVADVFGGSRVPAHLTSVEYARAAERVLRENGRYAANLADGAPFTFLRSQLANFAAVFGELALIAEPSVLRGRRFGNVVLLASHAPLPVAELARRTAADGFPARVEHGTALRRRTGDAAVVRDADAVGSPEPPGGTFRVG
- a CDS encoding MFS transporter codes for the protein MNSPPPRQRRPPWAGRNYILLTVATVFTNLGSHGALIASAFAVIESGGGSGDVGLVAAARTVPLVLFLLIGGAVADRLPRHRVMVAANAVNCVSQAVFAALVITGRAELWQMMLLSALGGAGHAFFSPASEGMLMSSVSGEQAGRAFALYRMAMHGAGIGGAALGGAMVAAMGPGWVLAVDAAAFALAGALRAFLDVRHIPPREPGNGLAADLRDGWHEVIGRPWLWSIVAQFSVVVAVITVSEAVYGPLVAREELGGAAPWGFALGAFGVGTLVGALVMMRWKPRRLLFVGSLAVFTLALPSAALAVPLPIAGLVAVMFVSGVAIEVFGVAWITTLHQEIPEEKFSRVSAYDWFGSVGMVPVFTALAGPAESAFGRSEALWGCAVLVVLVTAAVLLVPDVRRLSHRPAADAPKAAALPREPLTAGTGPGVPRDPAAATAGEAPADGASDAGGRG
- a CDS encoding DUF4442 domain-containing protein, which encodes MSIGEMLAATVPMARTLNLEFLETGADKAVVALPDQGDFHNHVGGPHAGAMFTLGESASGAIVLAAFGAQLSRAVPLAVRAEIAYRKLAMGPVTATATLGRPAADVIAELEAGGRPEFPVTVEIRREDGAVTGEMTVVWTLRPHA